The following DNA comes from Miscanthus floridulus cultivar M001 chromosome 5, ASM1932011v1, whole genome shotgun sequence.
CCATCATCACAATAAAAACTGCTTAGTCATCATCCTCAAACGAAGCAGCACGCGGTACATTCGTTGCCCTGATAAGTTATGATTAAAAatattgttgactgatttgttgtgagagaaaaatactatttgttgaTTGAAAAAATCTAGCctataagagcaagtataataacaggCTGTAAGTCGACTAAATGCTAAGGTgaaagagagaggggaggagagagaagaagcgggctgtaaacttacagccggcttaggcataagaaccaagaaagtctctGAGAGGGACAAGTGAGCCATGTATTAATTGTAAACAGCTAACTGCTGTATGAATAGACTAAGAAAAAGCTATAAAAAACCTTACAGCCAACAAAccgactgtattattagccttagctctaagccaagcgaacggggcgcATTTGGTTGTCATCAGAACACATGTCTGACGTCGCCGATGCGATACGGCGTGGCCGGACGCCGCCGCACAGCCACACGAGCACGCAAATAAATAGAGCCCGCACCGCCACCTGCCCATGCGGCCATGCCCGTGCCCCCACCCAAGCCGTCGGCACACCTCGAGAGCGCCACGCGCAGGCAGGCCCGGCAGGACGCACCACGTGACCTCAGCcgcgcccaccaccaccacggctGACTCCTCCTGCCTCCTGTGCTGGACCGGCACCACGGAATGCGGGCGGATTCAAAATTCAAATGCCCGTTCTCCTTCTCCCTGTTGACGTTTTGTCACGGTCGCCGTTACCATCGCTACGATGCGAGTGGTATAAAAAATATAATATCAATGACTTATGTGTTAGTAACACAACGTAAGATATTATCTATAATAATGGTAAATATATAAATATCCTCCTTTTGGGATTATTTACATATTTTCAAAGGACCTCCTCAGAGCCAGAACGGTGCTCTCCCCACCAATTAAGCTCGTCCAGTGAGCAGCCAGAGAGCCTCGTCCGTCGTCCCATTCCCACCCTCCCCACCACCGTTGCTCTGACTGCTCCGCCGTGCGTGCGTCACCCGCGCTCGAGAGGTGATTGAGTGGTTTGGTTGCGCATCCAACGGCTGGCCCGGCATCGTACCGCTTGTTCGCTTGCGAGGTTGTGCGGAGTGGTTGCTGGCCGGCAGCCGcgagggcgggcgggcgggcataCCGATAAAGGCGAGAGATCGAAGGCGTTGTCTCATCCGTGCTAGCGTCCGTCTCGATCGCTCGTTGTCTCAGCCTCGGCTTCTCGCCTCCTCGGCGACAGCGGACATCAAAGGGGAGGGCGGACGATACGCGAGTCACGAGCGTTGTGCGCTGCCATGGACGCGCCCTTCTTCCACGAGCTCAGGCGGCAGGCCTCCTCCTACCTCACCGGCAAGATCCGCTCCGCGCGGCTGGCGCTCACCGACGTCACCCCGACTCAGCTGTAAGTCGTTTTCCTTATAACGGAGTATTACCTGTGGCGCGCCGTGGCGTTCGCTCTGATGACTGACGGTCGGTCGATCTCCTCTCTGTGGCGTTCGTGCACGTAGCATGACGGAGGAGGCGACGAACGGGGACGCGTCGCCGCCGAACGTCAAGACGATGGGCCTCATAGCCCGGCAGGCGTTCGAGGTTGACGAGTACGTCAGGGTCACGGACATCCTGCACCGGCGCTTCGCGGGCTTCGACCGCAGGCAGTGGCGGGAGGCGTACaaggcgctcctcctcctcgagcacctcctcacgcACGGGCCCCGCAGCGTCGCGGTGGAGTTCCAGAAGGACAGGGAGGCCATCGAGGGGATGACCACCTTCCAACACATCGACGAGAAAGGGTAATAACCTGTGCTCTGTCTGACGCCCATACCATACGTACACCCACGACCCACCCGGTCACCCGCGCGCGTGCTCCTGACCTGATGTTGTGACGCTGATGCGATCCGTGAACTCGCCGCAGCTTCAACTGGGGCCAgacggtgaagagcaagtcggAGCGCGTGCTCAAGCTGCTGGAGCCCGGCCCGTTCCTGGAGGAGGAGCGGGAGCGGGCGCGCAAGATCGCGCGCGAGATCAAGGGATTCGGCAGCTTCAACCTCAGCAGTGCCTCCCACGCCGTGTCGCAGCCACAACCCAGTGACGACGGAAGCCGCGGCTACGGCCGGAGCAACTCGCAGTACGAGGAGCGGTGGAGGCACGAtgacggcgacgacggtggcggcCGTTTCGGGCGCAGCAACTCGCAGTTCGAGGAGCGGTGGAGGCACAAGGATGGCGACGACAGCGACAAGGAGAATCTGATACAGAGCCCGGAGCCAACGACACGGGTCGCGCGGgaagtggaggcggaggcggaggcggaggagctgcaccaccaccacccgtTCCACGGGTTCGGGCAACAGCGGCCGGAGGCGATGCTGCTCCTGAGCCAGTGACGGGATCAGTCGGTCCGTGTCATGGTGATGTGAAAAGAACCGCGTCCTCAACCTCAACTAGCTTTTCTCCCTTCCTCGATGGCTGCAGGGTCAGTATTTTACTGACACTGCTAGGTGCATCATGCATGAGGACTTCGATGTGCTCATGGTTTCTGCTCGCCATCCTTCAGTTCTGAATTCTGATGCCAGGATGTACTACGAGAGACAACATACAGGCAAGGTTCCAGCAAAGCTCTGGAAACCACGTATTCTAGGAGTGAGAAAATTGAGATCCTCCTGCCCAAGTGCATCTGGGCTAATCTTTTAGTCTGAACCATATACTGAAGGAAAGCAAAAGGCAGAAGTATTCCTAATCCAGTTCCTACTGACAATCCATCTTTGGTAAAGGCGTAAAGCAAAAGAAAGTATGATAATACAGTCCACACTACCCATTCAGAGCCACTATTGAAGTAACATTCCAAGATTATTATCACAATGAAAGCGCAGCCAGTAAAATTGTTAGATAAACATTGCATAAGAGCCGCTCTATGTATACTGTTTCTACATACCATTTGGTTGCCATTATTGCACCGTTTACAATCACAGGATTCCAGTTATGACCACGTCGATACTTGCTAGGGGTGGAGTAAAAGCACGATGGACCCTTGCTGTAGCACAAAGGCTCTCAAGCTCTGGTCTAGGACAAGCACATGTGTTGCATAGCAGGATGATATGAATAGATTCCTCAGGCAACATAAAAACTACAATGTGGTTGTGGACCAGTGGCACACCTTTTCTGACTCTCTATCATGCTTGTATAATCATCTGTCCCCTACCAGAGTATAGCATAATTGCCTGTAAAATTAATCATGCATACAGTTCTTTCTAGACCAACCTGTGTACAAAGTACAAACGATAACTGGTGGCGTTAGACACAGATCAACAGAAGAATTACTGATTCCAACCATCTAACAAGCTTGCAAGATTGTCATACCAGGAACTGCCAGAGACAAAATCCGACAACTAGTACCAGCAATCCTATAAAGTGCATTGTCTCCGCTAGAAAAAAAAGGAACAATTTTACGAAAAGGGATGTGTTGGGAGGGTCCACAGTTCCATAAACCAGTAGCTAGTGGTAACTCACCTGTGAAGTAACCAGAAATACTGCAACTTTCTGCTCAGCTTCTGCTAGTTGAATTTCCCTCTCTGGCTATCAGATCAATAACCAGAGATGAGGAGATGCTGCTGCCTCTTGAATTTGTATAACAACCGATGCTTTACTGATGTCTGATTGCAGCATATGGCTATGTATTTTACTAGTGCCTTTTTACATTTTACCTTCGTACATATATAGCTAGTAATATCAGAAAACAGAAAGTACAATAATATACATGGAGCCAACATGTGATCACAAAGTCACACGCTAACTTCCACAGCTGCATCGAACAAAAGCCTCCGCTGACATCAAACCTGCCCTACCACTTTGGATCATTTGAAGTTGCTCCAGTTTTTTGCTTTCCCAAGAATTTTTAGCATGTGACATGTCTCCTTTCACATCTTTCAAATCCTTTGATAATACAGTTTTACAGCAATGGTAAAGAAAAAGGTAGCTTCGACTAACTGAGCCTACTGTGTTACTACCGTAGTCTTGATATATGGGCAAATGCAAAATTGTGAATATCATAAAGAAAATGGAGAATCATGTGCTGATCTTGCCATAAATAAGAGAGAGCAGACCTTGTAACACTGACATGGGCGAAATGATCAGATTCGGATGCTATAAATACTAAAAAACTAGTGGTAAATTCCAGTTCCATATTCAGTATTAATGAATATAGTTATATCAGAACAGTTGGCTGTACCAATAGTTGACAAGTGCAGTGCATGCGGTAGATCACAATGGTGGTCTTGAGAGCAAGGTATAGTAAGACAGCCCATGGTGACAAGACCTATGAGTGTGCAGGACATAGATGCAAATGCAACAAACAGTTCCTGTGTAGACCTTTTTTGCTTCTGCGGGCTCTGAGTGAGCAGCCCCACAAGACTAACATAAACCAGTCATCTGTCACTTGTTCATCATACCTATTATTAACATGAATAAGCCTCAAACCCCCAGAATACACCTTACATGGTCCAAATGTCCCCCAATGCTACTTTTTCTGCATGTCACAAATGGCACTCCATTCCATTTCTTTGGTGAAAACCACCCAAACTCTACTGTTCACTGGGAACACTTATATGGCAAATGATATCCAAATATCTCAAAGATCTGCTATTCTGCTCCCTTTTTCGAGTGGCAAAGAGGGGGCGCCACACTGAATAGTACTTAGGACTGTAAATCAGTTTTAGTTATATCAGGTTTTATTCAGTTTCCAACTACTCCAAATTGTGCAACAAATCTCATTATACAGCAATGCTTGATTGATCGTGTGGAAATAATTGGTACGGCTTAAAACCTTAAGCCCTTAGATTGCTGCCCATGTTCACTATATAGTCAGCACAAATGATACATGTCCTAGTAGGACTTTGTTACTTAAGTTGTATTGGGTCTAAACCAACTATCTCTAGGATTCTATCTCTAGCTCTAATCATAAGTATCTATAGTCTGAACAGATCGAACTCATGTTTGCAAAGAATAGGTCAAATGTGGTGAGCCATCATAGTCATCCCCAACATCTCATTTCGGGGTTGGGTCCCATGAGGTCATGACTCCTGCAAAGTACGCATGAGCTGCACATGACAGAACAGGCCCAGTAACTAATCAACTAAAACATGGGCCACCTCTCCAGGGAAACTACAAATGAATTATACGCATTGCTAGTGGTCCAGCAAAGAAAACTACTGCTCGTGCTGAACACTGCAGCACCACAGAATGCCAAGCATATCAGTCCTAACATGTAGTGATGACATAACAACAAGTATTTCTCACTCTGATATTCTCTCCCTCTGTATGTGGTACTACAGATATTTGATTGGTAGTTGGTACTACAGCGGTGCAGCCTATTGCCCTAACGGGTATATTATGATCAACCACTAAACGTTTGTAATCTCCAAACAAAGGAAAATAGTTTTTATTCCCAACTTCACAATGTGTTGCTAGTCATACAACATTCTATTATATAACTCAAACCAGTAATGACCAAGACATGAATTAAGTGCTGGATCTTGAGATGAGATTCAGTGAGTCCACCTAGAGTGCACAACGGGAGTATGTAAATTTACCCCACCAAATTTCTTTGGTAGCCAGAGGTGTCTGCTGCCAATAAGTTCCCATAAAAAAAACTTTTACACTTTGGATCTCAGCTGACAACCAACTTGTCATTCATGACACCTGTTCTGCCACTAGAGTCAAAATAATCAAGTAATCTAATTCTAACATAGTACAGTAACTTCGTTCTATCATGAGCATTCATACCATAACGGCATTGCAAGATCATGAAAAACTCAGCCTGGGCAGAAGCAACTACCTATACATTCCATGGTGATATATCCCCTCACGGCCTCACCCTAGTAATCCGGCTCTATCAAATTCACTCAAGATCTAATCTGATGCAAAATCCCCCCATTGTAACCTCCAAACTTGAGTTCAAGCACAAATAAAAAGAGAAggatggtcaaaatagaaaatagtATTCATTGTGGAGCAAAAGGATTGCATAGATTTGTACACATGATATTATTTCCCTTTGCCACATGACAAAATGAAAAGAAAATAGAATAATCAGGGTGAAGCAACTAATTTTTTTTGCTACTTTGCATCTACGGAATTCTCTCCCCAATCCATCCCATTCCCGGTGTAGACATTCTAGACAGTAAGAAGTACAAAAACTGAGCACAAGGAAGCAAGCAGCAAGCACGACCAGAATCTCATACCAGAGATAGTAATAGATGCAGCTGTAGATACATGAGTCCTATACACCACCAAGAAGTCCCCTTTGCTGTCGCCAAAGCAGCTGAAGACTCACTATCTTCGCCGTGGAGGTCAGGCGGGGATGAGAGCCTCGTCTGTGGTGTCTGCTCGCTCCCGGCGTCGCCAGGCGCCATTGCAACCGAAGGTGGCACCATGGCAGTGCTGCCAGAATCGCCCCGACTGAACATTTCCTTGGGCAGTAGAACCTTGGAGACAGCAAAGACTGCCACAGGATTTTGGTCGAACACTGTGCGGGTGATGGATGCCTGCACGATGCCTGTGTCAATGGCAATGGAGCCATTGACGCGGGTTATGTTTAGTGTGAAGTGGCCAGCCTCGGTGTGCTCTGTCGCGAGAGTGGGCTGGACGGGGTTCACGATGGACTCGAGGGAGCCCAGCGGGTAGTAAGAGTGCAGCACATGGAAGCGGAGCACGACGGCCTTGCGCTCAGCGGGTAGGGACTGGAGGCGGTCGGTGGCGGGGAGGCCGGCAAAGGCGTCGTCGGTGGGGACGAAGACGGTGATGCCAGCACCGTGCTCGTCGGCCTCAAACTCGTTCGCCACACCGGAAGCCTGCAGCATGGAGGCCGCCACGTTGAATCCCCGCGCGTCGGTGAGAACCCGGGTGATGTTCACCGGCGGTGGCGGGCGGCTCTCAGAGGCCGCGAGGTCGAATCCGGAGGGTAGGATAAGGCCACCCACCGCGAGCACGCTGAGATTGTACGGAACCGCGGTCACGGCGCCGAGAACCGTGGCGTTCGATCCCAGGGACGGCGCCGGCGAGCGGACCACGACAGTGGAGTTGGCGCCCACGGTGAGGTTGACGGCGCCGAAGTCGGAGGGCGCGCGGCCCGTGGTCTGAAACAGCGTCGTCACGAGCTTCCCGGAGGGGGGGAGGCGGGCGAGGTCAGACGGGGAGAGGTACTCCAGCAGGACGTGGTACCTCAGCACGTCGGCGATGTCGGCGCCGGCGCCAGCTACGAAAGCCGAGGGTGACTGTGGCAGGTTGGCATTCGGCACGGCCAGGAGCGTCAGGGACGACCTTCCGGCCAGCTCCCCGGCCACGGGGGTGGATGCCAGCAGCCGCGCGAAGTCGGCGAAGTTGGGGAACGCCAAGAGCACGGCCGTCACGTTGATCCCAGCTGCCGGGGaaggcagcgccgccgccgcgagcaGCACCAGCGCCGCTGCCCCGAGCGCGAGGCGCGGCGAGACGGGAGCGGCGCTCAAGCCTCTCCCCATCTCGCCAGTGGAGGAGCAGGGGAGCGGGGAGTGGGGACTGGGGAGTGAGGAGCAGATAGATGACAACGGGGATAGGGACGGGGTTGCCTGATGAGAGGGGAATATTTTTGGTCCTTTCTCCCTCCACCTTTCCTCTTCGGTGGTTTACGGTTACGCTGCTTGAGGTTTTCTTTGCTGTCTGAATGTGAAAAAGTAGAGCGGTGGGAATTAATGGCGTGGGTGTGTAGGTGCCTTGGACTATAGCAACTACGCCAGCTCCCAGCCCGCCAGGCGTTTGCGAAGTTTGTACCATGATGTTGGTCTCGTCACGTGTGCCTTGGTTCTTCTCTTCGGCAAGTTGCCAAGTTGGCTCTCACCGAGTCGTCATTCTAGGCTCTAAAGCTAGGGACCAGTACTCTCCACCACTCTTTTGATGCTTATATCATCCTTTACATATGCTGATACAATGTAAAAAGCAAAATGTTACTACAACTACATAGGAACCCACCTTAATATTGGGGACCCTAATCCCGTTTACCTAAAAAATAATAATGCTCTGATCCCGTTTATTTATCTAGAAATTTTCTGCCGCTTTCATGGGCATGCCAGAGTGTCCAAATTGGCCAAATGAACTGTATAAAGGTGGTGCGAGTATGGCTCTAGAAAGATTACTTTAGTTAGGAATGAAACCTTGACCCAATCGTAAAAGCACCTGGCAAAAAACGGATCATCACAAGCAAGAACAAATAAGCAAGCGAGGAACTCAACTTCATACGAGAAAAAAAATGTTCACAGCCCACCAGCTTTCTTTTTCAAGTGCTGGTGGATGGCGTGTATGAAGATGGAAGACCAGCCCTGATCGTAAAACCTGCTTCAGATCACCGCAGTTAACAATGTTGCGGTTCCCACACAATAAACTCAACCAACAAGCACAAAGGCATGAGACTagtggctgataagccatggttgaaagcactattggctgatttatcgtgagagaaaaatactttgactgaaaaagtacggcttataagtcaagcgaacagggcgtagaTTACCTTTCCCATGATATACAGATCATTCTGGCAATATCTCACTACAAATGCAATGCACTAATATACACATGTTTGTTTCTCCAGTAATAACATGAAGAACAAGAATCTAGTATACCACTTACTTTTAGGCGGTTTCCATCTTTGAACTGATAGTGATTGCTTAGTGTCCAACCAAGTAACAGCAAAAGGCAAGATAAAAAGTAAAAGCAAGGAATACATTAAATAATTAACAGAAAAGAGGACAAATCATTGAGACAGTACAGTTGAGAATTGATTAAAAAGGTTAAGCCAAAATAAACAATATTCGTCTTGCTACAAAATTGTGTACGACAATTTCTTCATAGTTGAGCAATGTACACGGGATACAAGGGATCTTAGACTCTTAGTACTACACAAACAGATTAACACTATGGCTGTTAAGGAATAGGCCTAGGTATGGTTACATACATCTATTCTAGACATGGATCAGTGTATTGTTAGTGCCAGGGTCAGATGTAAAGAATTTGGCATATCTCAGTCGAGGCTATACAGCCAGAAGCCACCCTGGGGAGGATGGAATGGATGAACAACGGTTCAGTAGGGGTGCTTGGAGGACATGAAACATCTCACCACCAGACGGCATATGGAGAATAAGGAGTGGGTTGGCATGACGCCGAGAAAGAATTGGGGTCAGTGAATCGAGTCAAGATACAACTATTAGATGCTATCTGGCCAGGATGGATTTGGAGTGTTCTGGTTTGTTTGAACGGCACATGCAATCAGGGCATGGAAAGGTGTATACAGATTCATTTGCTCTTTTTATTTCAATACCCTTCACGTCACTATGTGCTCTCATATTGAACAATTGTCGTTTCAGTGACTTCCATCTGCACACAACCAAAGCTAAAATTTAACAGGTTGAAAATTTCATGTTTGAGAGTTAAGAATATAAGGGCACTGAAGACAAAGAGAACCAATCGTCTAATAATGACGGTAATGACATACCCAATACGTGGACTATCAAAGAGTACGGCCAATCTTCTTTTATCAGGCTTAATTGTCTTTGCATGGCCACCATACAAGTATCTTCTATGCCCAATAAGGAAATGAGGAAAATTTCCACCTTGTGTAGTCACAAAAACCTCACTATGAACACAGACACTGTAGTCAATAGCTGCCATCCTTGAGGAGAAGTTCTGCAGACATGCATTGTATGAGTAAATACTTAAAAGAAAAGGGGAAAAAATGCAGTTATCCTATATACCTTGAATGGAGCAAGTTCTTCATCCAATGCCAATGTTTCTTTTGTCTGCAAGAGAGGGAACATTTCAAGGAGAGGAGACATGTTCTTTTCTGCTTTATATATCCTTCCAGAAGCCAAATATATTGCAGTATTATTGCTGAAACCCATTCCACGCAGCATTAATCCAACCTAAACATCACAGATATAAGCATGTAAAGGTTCAGAATCACCTGTTATATTGCTTGAGGATAAAGTTCCTGAAGCTTCCTTCCAAGCAGAAACATCATCTTTTAAGTACAGACATACCTCCAAAGGGGTCAGTGGACATTTCCCATTCATCCTTATTGCTCCAGGCCTTATTACACGTCCTGGCCTAGTAAATTTTCCTTTCCAACCTTTTTCCCTGGCTGCATCCAGTTCCTTCTTCTCATTGTCACCGCCATCAAAGACACAACAAGAGAAGGCAACCATGTCCTGAAAAAGGAATGATTAGTGATTGAGAATTCTCCAGTCTACTCACCATGGACATACCAacagaaaaggaaaaaaacaagctgaaaagtgaACTTGTTTGTTTCATGCACTTCTGATAAACATGGGTCTGACGACCTAGCAGCATCTGAAATATCCTGGTTGTTCATCTACACCCTTAGAATTTTTAATTGTTTCATGAACAATTGAGGATAGAAAACTAACCTCTTCAAAGCGGAGATGCACTGCTACGTATTTCCCATTATTTTCAACACTTTTTTCTCTCATCCGAGAAACTAAAATATTAGATATAGTAGTGATTGGTTTAGAAAATTTTAAGGCTTCAAAATTTGCTAGACATCGTAGACGTTGAACAGCAGGAGGCGCATCGAATGACAGCCGATTCGCAAAAGGTGATATCCTTATGAGCCTGAAATTGGGAGACAAGTTCAAAGTTCACATAAGCAAATAATAACTAGTACTTCGGGATATGACAAAATAGCAGATGGCCTCAAAACTGCAAATCAGTATTTGCTTCAACCAACCTTTCTTCGATCAACTTAGGGAGAACAATATCTTCATAGAACTGAATAGGAGACCAAGCCTTTATCTTGAAATTAAATGCATTACTCAGATTGTGACCAAATCGCTCCATTATGAACTCAGGCACCTTGTCAACCACCCGGACATCATTTTTTAAGCGTTGGATAAAGTGATCCTCATCATAAATATCACTAAATTTGCTGTATAAAAAAATAGATGTAAGTAGCTTTATTTGTGCTTTATCAAGCAAAAAACATGTTATTAGTTGGGAGATTTTTATCATTTGGCATGTCACTGGATCATAGTTATTGTGGCGTCACCATATCGTCGCCATATCGCCGTGGCGGTTTTGTGGCTCTCGCCACGGCGACGCCACGGCTCCGGCGTGTATGGCGTTCGCCATAGCGTCGTGGCGTCCTGTAGCGCCGTAGTGCGCTGTGGCGGGCGCCATACACGCCGAGTCTAGGGTATAGCCGGGCCCGGGCATAAATagaggacccccccccccccccccccccccagcctgGAAACGCCCCGCCCCCGCTGCCGCAATCAGCCCGAGCCGCCGCAATCTCTCCCCGCCCCGCCGCCGCAATCTCCTCGCCCGCCCTCCATCGgcccgagcccgagcccgagcTGCCGCCGCCTGGAGTCGCCTCCGATCCGAGCCCTCCCGATCCGCCGGCCTCTGTTCCTCTGTTCCCCCGCCTGGAGCCGCCTCCGATCcgagcccgagccgccgccgccctcccgaTCCGTCGGCCTCTGTTCCCCCACCCTGCCGCCCGCCGTTCTGGTGAAGAGTGAAGACGTGAAGTGGTGAGTTGAAGTGCCTCACTGCCTTTGTTCCTCTGTTCTCTCTGTCTCTGTGCCTCTGTTCTTCAATCTTCAACGCCTCAACGCCCTTCTATTTTTTGGACAGAAGTACAGAACATGGCTACTCAAGGGACTGGAAGCGCGGAGGCCTCGGGCGCGGCATCAAATATTGATCCAAAGACTGATCCAAAGCGGAAGCCGGCAAACTCAAATGATCCTGGGTGGAAATATGGATTTTGGCCAACCATTGGCAATAGAGATGTTGTGCAGTGTTGCTTATGTGATAGAAGAATAACTGGAGGAATTACAAGGCTCAAGGAGCATCTTGTGGGTGGTTATGGAGATGTTCAGAAATGTGTCAAAACCACAACAACTATTGCAcgagagatgcaagatgcattgGACGACTTTTGAGAGATGAGAGATTTGGAAGTTTGAGAGATGAGAGAGTTCTATGTCTTTTGTGCTACATTTACATTGCTATTTTGATTTGCTAATATTGTAGACTATACCTTTTAAGCTACATTTGCATTACCATTTGTCAATATAATTTCCTAATATCCTAGACTATAATGTATGTATTCGCCACGCCGatgtgtgtatggcgtcgccaCGCCGTGCGCCATAGACGCTGTAAAGGTGTGAAGGTGGTGGGTCGCCGCGCCTCGCCACGCCGCCGTAAAAACTATGCACTGGATAAAAAAGGATAATTATTTTCAAAATCACCAGAATGTTAACATGAGGTTTACGAATGAAACCACAAACCATGCACATAATAGATGTTAGAGAAAGATGAGCATATGTACGGTGGTCTTTCAAGTGGCTTATACTGATATAAgttacaacaataacaacaaagccttttagtcccaagcaagttggggtaggctagagttgaaacccaacacgAGCCCCTATTCATGGTTCAGGCACGTCAATAACtgttttccaagtactcctatccAAACAAAGATCTCTATGTATATCCCAACCctttaaatctctttttattaCCTTCCCCCATGTCAGCTTCGGTCTTCATCTACCTCTCACATTGATATCTcgacttaggactccacaatgcactggtgcctctgaaggtctt
Coding sequences within:
- the LOC136450716 gene encoding ENTH domain-containing protein C794.11c-like, with translation MDAPFFHELRRQASSYLTGKIRSARLALTDVTPTQLMTEEATNGDASPPNVKTMGLIARQAFEVDEYVRVTDILHRRFAGFDRRQWREAYKALLLLEHLLTHGPRSVAVEFQKDREAIEGMTTFQHIDEKGFNWGQTVKSKSERVLKLLEPGPFLEEERERARKIAREIKGFGSFNLSSASHAVSQPQPSDDGSRGYGRSNSQYEERWRHDDGDDGGGRFGRSNSQFEERWRHKDGDDSDKENLIQSPEPTTRVAREVEAEAEAEELHHHHPFHGFGQQRPEAMLLLSQ
- the LOC136450715 gene encoding fasciclin-like arabinogalactan protein 4 — translated: MGRGLSAAPVSPRLALGAAALVLLAAAALPSPAAGINVTAVLLAFPNFADFARLLASTPVAGELAGRSSLTLLAVPNANLPQSPSAFVAGAGADIADVLRYHVLLEYLSPSDLARLPPSGKLVTTLFQTTGRAPSDFGAVNLTVGANSTVVVRSPAPSLGSNATVLGAVTAVPYNLSVLAVGGLILPSGFDLAASESRPPPPVNITRVLTDARGFNVAASMLQASGVANEFEADEHGAGITVFVPTDDAFAGLPATDRLQSLPAERKAVVLRFHVLHSYYPLGSLESIVNPVQPTLATEHTEAGHFTLNITRVNGSIAIDTGIVQASITRTVFDQNPVAVFAVSKVLLPKEMFSRGDSGSTAMVPPSVAMAPGDAGSEQTPQTRLSSPPDLHGEDSESSAALATAKGTSWWCIGLMYLQLHLLLSLV
- the LOC136450714 gene encoding protein ESMERALDA 1-like isoform X2, whose product is MQNHAYSRLGISVAGAAVPSPPSSPRRAWGRRASAKGGWSARASAGAGWGGGAVRRVARAVLAALLRRQAVFLFAPLLYVAVMLLYMGSISLDSVPRIISRPAPGSLYRSPQLYTRLRADMDADNATDAVTTVWRHAYRGGVWRPCISNNTNGLPESNGYIYIEANGGLNQQRTSICNAVAVAGFLNATLVIPNFHYHSIWRDPSKFSDIYDEDHFIQRLKNDVRVVDKVPEFIMERFGHNLSNAFNFKIKAWSPIQFYEDIVLPKLIEERLIRISPFANRLSFDAPPAVQRLRCLANFEALKFSKPITTISNILVSRMREKSVENNGKYVAVHLRFEEDMVAFSCCVFDGGDNEKKELDAAREKGWKGKFTRPGRVIRPGAIRMNGKCPLTPLEVGLMLRGMGFSNNTAIYLASGRIYKAEKNMSPLLEMFPLLQTKETLALDEELAPFKNFSSRMAAIDYSVCVHSEVFVTTQGGNFPHFLIGHRRYLYGGHAKTIKPDKRRLAVLFDSPRIGWKSLKRQLFNMRAHSDVKGIEIKRANESVYTFPCPDCMCRSNKPEHSKSILAR
- the LOC136450714 gene encoding protein ESMERALDA 1-like isoform X1, with the translated sequence MQNHAYSRLGISVAGAAVPSPPSSPRRAWGRRASAKGGWSARASAGAGWGGGAVRRVARAVLAALLRRQAVFLFAPLLYVAVMLLYMGSISLDSVPRIISRPAPGSLYRSPQLYTRLRADMDADNATDALATVWRHAYRGGVWRPCISNNTNGLPESNGYIYIEANGGLNQQRTSICNAVAVAGFLNATLVIPNFHYHSIWRDPSKFSDIYDEDHFIQRLKNDVRVVDKVPEFIMERFGHNLSNAFNFKIKAWSPIQFYEDIVLPKLIEERLIRISPFANRLSFDAPPAVQRLRCLANFEALKFSKPITTISNILVSRMREKSVENNGKYVAVHLRFEEDMVAFSCCVFDGGDNEKKELDAAREKGWKGKFTRPGRVIRPGAIRMNGKCPLTPLEVGLMLRGMGFSNNTAIYLASGRIYKAEKNMSPLLEMFPLLQTKETLALDEELAPFKNFSSRMAAIDYSVCVHSEVFVTTQGGNFPHFLIGHRRYLYGGHAKTIKPDKRRLAVLFDSPRIGWKSLKRQLFNMRAHSDVKGIEIKRANESVYTFPCPDCMCRSNKPEHSKSILAR